From Magnolia sinica isolate HGM2019 chromosome 13, MsV1, whole genome shotgun sequence, one genomic window encodes:
- the LOC131224218 gene encoding uncharacterized protein LOC131224218 — protein sequence MTLYEALYGRPCCAPNCWTKVSEKSLVGPDIVQEATEKVEIISKCLQAAQSHQKNYANNRRGDLEFTMRDHVFLKVSPMKGLMRFGTKGKLASRFIGPFEIRECVGAVAYRHALPPQLASVHNVFHVSMLRKYERDASHVIEWQDLELQEDTSYIEKPVQILDYKEHVLRTKTILLVKILWLHHGADEASWESEVEIREKYPHLFEE from the coding sequence ATGACTCTATATGAAGCTTTATATGGGCGGCCTTGTTGTGCGCCTAATTGTTGGACTAAAGTAAGTGAGAAGAGTTTGGTCGGGCCAGATATTGTTCAGGAAGCCACTGAAAAGGTCGAGATCATTAGTAAGTGTTTACAAGCTGCGCAAAGCCATCAGAAGAATTATGCCAATAATAGAAGAGGTGATCTGGAGTTCACAATGAGAgatcatgtatttctgaaggtctctccgaTGAAGGGACTTATGCGGTTTGGTACAAAAGGAAAACTTGCATCgcgatttattggaccttttgagattcgTGAATGTGTTGGAGCAGTAGCATACCGACATGCTTTACCTCCTCAATTGGCAAGTGTTCATAATGtttttcatgtatcgatgttgcGGAAATATGAACGAGATGCCTCCCATGTTATTGAGTGGCAAGATcttgagctgcaagaagacacTTCTTATATAGAGAAACCGGTTCAAATTTTAGACTATAAGGAGCATGTCTTACGTACAAAAACTATACTGTTAGTCAAAATCTTATGGTTACATCATGGAGCAGATGAAGCATCTTGGGAATCAGAAGTAGAAATTCGCGAGAagtatccccatctctttgaggAATAA